A single genomic interval of Sceloporus undulatus isolate JIND9_A2432 ecotype Alabama chromosome 2, SceUnd_v1.1, whole genome shotgun sequence harbors:
- the LOC121921982 gene encoding zinc finger protein 239-like — translation MSFFHRGDEATVGLNRKEDLQPENPSSEEEGAPGRSQENISFLTEPDYNQEHEHKEKPFGLFPERATSQVVEVNWRDLDGLGKQDGSLDENWMKESLAFEGRDFSEVQQTLNAGENRIICSVCGKGFRDDSNLKRHQRIHTGEKPYHCHYCGKSFSRNTNLAAHHRTHTGEKPYVCSVCSKTLCDKSSLNRHQRTHSGEKPYECDECGKSFDLRQSLISHQRIHTGERPYRCLECGKTFNRSQNLRSHQRIHTGEKLHTCSECGKSFSRSQNLTRHLSSHTGDKLYSCYECGKSFRLSQSLISHQRIHTGEKPYMCSLCGKNFNLSQNLISHRRIHTGEKHYKCSECGKSFSWSQDLLRHQRIHTDEQPYPCSACGERFNRRENLIRHMRIHLGEKAF, via the exons ATGAGCTTCTTCCACAGGGGAG ATGAAGCCACTGTGGGATTGAATAGGAAGGAAGACCTTCAGCCTGAAAATCCTTCATCAGAAGAAGAGGGAGCACCAGGAAGATCCCAAGAAAACATTTCCTTCTTGACTGAGCCTG ATTACAATCAGGAACACGAGCATAAAGAGAAACCATTTGGGTTATTTCCAGAAAGGGCCACATCTCAGGTAGTGGAGGTGAATTGGAGGGATCTGGATGGACTAGGAAAGCAAGATGGCAGCCTCGATGAGAACTGGATGAAAGAATCTCTTGCATTTGAAGGCAGAGACTTCTCAGAAGTCCAGCAAACATTAAATGCTGGTGAGAACAGGATCATCTGCAGCGTGTGTGGGAAGGGATTCAGGGATGACTCGAACCTTAAaagacatcaaagaatccacacaggagaaaaaccctaTCACTGCCACTactgtgggaagagcttcagccGGAATACGAACCTTGCTGCTCACCATCGAACCCACACTGGCGAGAAACCGTATGTGTGCTCAGTCTGCAGCAAGACTCTCTGTGACAAGTCAAGCCTCAATCGACACCAGAGAACTCATTCCGGGGAGAAGCCATATGAGTGCGACGAGTGTGGGAAAAGCTTTGACCTCAGGCAGTCCTTGATAAgccaccagagaatccacacaggggagagacCGTATAGgtgtctggagtgtggaaaaacaTTCAACCGGAGTCAGAACCTCCGTAGCCACCAGCGAATCCATACTGGGGAGAAGCTGCACACATGTTCAgaatgtgggaaaagtttcagccGCAGCCAGAATCTCACGCGGCATCTGAGCAGCCACACAGGCGATAAACTGTATAGCTGCtatgaatgtgggaaaagcttcCGCCTGAGCCAGTCCCTTATTAgccatcagagaatccacacaggagagaaaccatatatgTGCTCCCTGTGCGGGAAAAACTTTAACCTGAGCCAGAACCTTATTAGTCATCGGAGaatccatactggagaaaaacattataaatgttccgaatgtgggaagagcttcagctgGAGCCAAGATCTCCTCCGCCATCAGAGGATCCACACCGATGAACAACCATATCCCTGCTCGGCATGCGGGGAACGCTTCAATCGGCGGGAGAACCTTATTAGACACATGAGGATACACCTTGgagaaaaagcattttaa